In a genomic window of Agarivorans albus:
- a CDS encoding carbohydrate binding domain-containing protein: protein MLKRVLSILCGCVCSLVISQAAMAKVLVLNPDFEQGWYGWKKSGSTAISGQGRDDESSAKITGESGRFEQEVTVRPNTEYTLAVFLKGSGKIGVTVTTEATEEQKRINKFQEFSIQTYADDDYHGDWEVIEVDFNSGISDKVTIFGAYRKGGQGRFDRIRVKPKRD, encoded by the coding sequence ATGTTAAAACGAGTACTATCGATACTCTGTGGGTGTGTATGCTCACTGGTAATTAGCCAAGCCGCTATGGCTAAGGTCTTGGTGCTTAATCCTGATTTTGAGCAGGGCTGGTATGGCTGGAAGAAGTCTGGTTCAACCGCGATTTCAGGCCAAGGGCGCGATGATGAATCGTCTGCCAAAATAACCGGTGAAAGTGGCCGTTTTGAGCAAGAAGTAACTGTGCGACCCAATACCGAATATACCTTAGCGGTATTTTTAAAAGGCTCCGGAAAAATAGGGGTGACTGTAACAACCGAAGCCACAGAAGAACAAAAGCGCATTAACAAGTTTCAAGAGTTCTCCATCCAAACCTATGCCGACGATGATTACCATGGTGATTGGGAAGTAATTGAAGTCGATTTCAACAGCGGTATTAGCGATAAAGTCACCATATTTGGTGCTTATCGAAAAGGTGGGCAAGGTCGCTTCGATCGCATTAGAGTAAAGCCTAAGCGTGATTAG
- a CDS encoding trypsin-like serine protease: protein MSIRIWFGLILSLFVGSANAVVGGEQEADKDWPSVVSLRYFTGLGSLETHQCGGAYIGRGLIVSAAHCVALAPATRAYACMGGSGTAAKNNCYPLAKSVIHPQYVAGSYDKDIAVYQMASYPENYPAVRLISEAENLQLQAGENLKILGLGSTAYESYQPAYQLQGAISPIADIDTCNNQIAADIPHAIADEDFICSGKRTKGPAPGDSGTPAFVFVDGEEVYAGLVSHGYNYMGLFTRIGRYLDWIKATQLELLGPLDFAKEEIWHIQDTYQSQPLSINLKNNSDSTIELSDFDVGSEHFSIVDTNECSVLEASASCQLKLDVLLNEASHAAAELTFSLADEALTIDLLVLPQMPSELLAVYDTPFDVWNVSGLQQWSSLLEEGIAFESGNEQVRQYLIGDIEGPGQLALDVFLGSYSGTGSLSISVDEHSKYQLSGDCKAELAVDIPEGVHSVKIAYQADAATTTQVNTNSSVGAKMSPSERHLYTQIMRLEFEEGANKSSSIDCDFTSKLADELVNNSQPAAESGGGSIGFAGLALLSLAWLRRKQLA from the coding sequence GTGAGCATAAGGATTTGGTTTGGGCTAATTTTAAGCCTGTTTGTCGGTAGTGCAAATGCCGTTGTTGGTGGAGAGCAAGAGGCCGATAAAGATTGGCCAAGTGTGGTTTCGCTGCGATATTTTACTGGGCTTGGAAGCCTTGAGACTCACCAATGTGGCGGAGCTTATATCGGCCGGGGTTTGATTGTAAGTGCTGCACACTGTGTAGCTCTTGCTCCTGCAACACGTGCTTATGCTTGTATGGGAGGAAGTGGCACTGCAGCAAAGAATAATTGTTACCCTCTCGCTAAAAGCGTTATCCATCCTCAATATGTGGCTGGCAGCTATGATAAAGATATTGCTGTTTATCAAATGGCAAGTTATCCCGAAAACTATCCAGCGGTTCGATTGATTAGTGAAGCTGAAAATCTACAGTTACAAGCAGGAGAAAACTTAAAAATACTAGGCTTGGGTTCTACAGCCTATGAAAGCTATCAGCCCGCTTATCAGTTGCAAGGGGCTATATCCCCGATAGCAGATATCGATACCTGTAATAACCAAATTGCTGCGGATATTCCGCATGCCATCGCAGATGAGGACTTTATCTGTTCTGGAAAGCGGACTAAAGGACCTGCCCCTGGCGATAGTGGAACGCCTGCATTTGTGTTTGTTGATGGTGAGGAGGTATATGCTGGTTTAGTGTCGCATGGCTATAACTACATGGGGTTATTCACCCGAATAGGCCGCTACTTGGATTGGATTAAGGCGACGCAACTGGAGTTGCTTGGTCCTCTTGATTTTGCAAAAGAAGAAATCTGGCATATCCAAGATACATATCAAAGCCAGCCTTTAAGCATAAACCTGAAAAATAACAGTGATTCGACAATTGAGCTAAGCGATTTTGACGTGGGCTCTGAGCACTTCAGTATTGTTGATACAAATGAATGTAGCGTGCTAGAAGCAAGTGCGAGTTGTCAGTTGAAGCTGGATGTATTGCTTAACGAAGCTAGTCACGCAGCAGCAGAGCTAACGTTTAGCTTGGCTGATGAAGCCCTCACTATTGATCTCTTAGTATTACCGCAAATGCCTTCTGAATTGCTAGCTGTATACGATACTCCGTTTGATGTGTGGAATGTTAGTGGATTGCAGCAATGGAGCAGTTTGCTTGAAGAAGGAATTGCTTTCGAATCTGGTAATGAGCAAGTGCGCCAGTATTTAATAGGCGATATTGAAGGCCCTGGGCAGTTGGCTTTGGATGTTTTCCTTGGCAGCTATAGTGGCACTGGTTCTTTATCCATAAGTGTTGATGAGCATTCTAAATATCAGTTAAGTGGAGATTGTAAGGCTGAACTAGCAGTCGATATACCCGAAGGGGTTCACTCGGTTAAAATTGCTTATCAAGCTGATGCAGCTACTACGACTCAGGTTAATACTAACTCCAGTGTGGGTGCAAAAATGAGCCCTAGCGAGAGGCATTTATATACCCAAATCATGAGACTAGAGTTTGAAGAGGGAGCTAATAAGTCTAGTTCTATAGATTGTGATTTCACCTCAAAATTGGCAGACGAGCTGGTGAACAACAGCCAACCAGCAGCGGAGTCTGGTGGAGGTAGTATTGGCTTTGCCGGTTTAGCTCTGCTGTCTCTTGCTTGGCTTCGCAGAAAACAATTAGCGTAA
- a CDS encoding DUF3634 family protein codes for MLKAISAQFVIKVDGIRVEVSKGQVPEYFIREIKLVQRSAQAIKGKIYGMRRGRQINLECSKEIPEHILQRLRNVWRPNPTPSNDGSLKRR; via the coding sequence ATGTTAAAAGCGATCAGTGCACAATTTGTAATTAAAGTAGATGGTATTCGAGTAGAAGTAAGTAAGGGACAAGTACCAGAGTATTTTATTCGAGAAATTAAGCTGGTACAGCGCAGCGCCCAAGCAATTAAAGGCAAAATCTACGGGATGCGCCGAGGTCGTCAAATAAACCTAGAGTGCTCAAAAGAGATTCCCGAGCACATCTTACAGCGCTTACGTAATGTTTGGCGACCTAATCCAACACCGAGTAACGATGGCAGTTTAAAGCGCCGCTAA
- a CDS encoding DUF4399 domain-containing protein, translated as MGNLTRGKSFVYLALLTAVLFAPLTWAQTKAPEGASVYIISPANGAVVSNPVTVSFGLKGMGVAPAGIDKANTGHHHLLIDVSELPALDMPVPADAQHIHFGGGQTETTIELAPGEHTLQLLLGDMTHIPHSPPILSEKITITVK; from the coding sequence ATGGGTAATTTAACACGTGGTAAGTCATTTGTTTATTTAGCTTTACTTACAGCAGTACTCTTTGCTCCGCTGACTTGGGCGCAAACTAAAGCCCCTGAGGGCGCTAGCGTATACATCATTTCTCCTGCTAACGGCGCGGTGGTGAGCAATCCAGTTACGGTGAGTTTTGGACTTAAGGGGATGGGCGTAGCGCCAGCAGGAATTGATAAGGCTAATACCGGGCATCATCATCTACTGATTGATGTGTCTGAGCTTCCTGCGCTCGATATGCCCGTTCCAGCCGATGCTCAACATATACACTTTGGTGGCGGACAAACCGAAACCACTATTGAGTTAGCACCGGGTGAACATACCTTACAGTTGCTGTTAGGTGATATGACCCACATCCCTCATTCTCCGCCAATTCTATCTGAGAAAATAACCATAACCGTGAAATAA
- a CDS encoding endonuclease/exonuclease/phosphatase family protein: protein MNLLNYLAPPYAAYEFDNILDSQQWQQKQAWLSRIIALADADVMAFQEVFSAEALAEQCKSLGYPHFLSTPSSLDESSYVYRKPGLALASKYPLRSGSLYNPNHLNTFSRAPLIAKVKLPEVGWIKAYVVHLKSKRPILDEDLVGEPSDIDEYMGRWQSDTLRAQEVSLLMQDILSCRKNKLEAVMMLGDFNDDLSQGALSHVFDLPLVQHDEIEQHWRMHDSFTLSQTDQPRSATHYWGGQGSVLDYILLSGEFSPDYQQQLAEVVAYRCFDRHLTHADYSVDSQASDHAAVMIELSARA, encoded by the coding sequence TTGAATCTACTTAATTACTTAGCTCCTCCCTATGCGGCGTATGAGTTCGACAATATTTTGGACTCACAACAATGGCAGCAAAAGCAAGCTTGGTTAAGTCGAATAATTGCCTTAGCTGATGCTGATGTGATGGCTTTTCAGGAAGTATTTAGCGCAGAAGCGTTGGCTGAGCAATGTAAAAGCCTTGGCTACCCACACTTTTTATCTACACCCAGTAGCCTCGACGAGTCTAGCTATGTTTACCGCAAACCGGGTTTAGCGCTGGCTAGCAAGTATCCGCTTCGTAGTGGCAGCCTTTATAATCCGAATCACTTGAATACTTTTAGTCGTGCTCCTTTAATTGCAAAAGTTAAGTTGCCAGAAGTAGGCTGGATTAAAGCTTATGTGGTTCATCTCAAATCCAAGCGGCCGATCTTAGATGAAGACCTAGTGGGTGAGCCTAGTGATATTGATGAATACATGGGCCGCTGGCAGTCCGATACCTTGCGAGCACAGGAAGTAAGTCTATTGATGCAGGATATCTTAAGTTGTCGTAAAAATAAGCTCGAGGCAGTAATGATGCTGGGAGACTTTAATGATGACCTATCTCAAGGTGCTCTTAGCCATGTATTCGACTTGCCTTTAGTGCAGCATGATGAAATTGAACAACACTGGCGAATGCATGACAGTTTCACCTTAAGCCAAACTGACCAGCCACGTTCCGCAACGCATTATTGGGGCGGACAAGGTAGTGTATTAGATTACATTTTGCTATCTGGAGAGTTTTCTCCTGATTATCAACAGCAGTTGGCAGAGGTAGTGGCTTATCGCTGTTTTGACCGCCATCTCACCCACGCAGATTACTCTGTAGACAGCCAAGCCAGTGACCACGCAGCGGTAATGATTGAACTGAGCGCAAGGGCTTAA
- a CDS encoding ABC1 kinase family protein, giving the protein MLVEGAAQLAAGKRPKLNEILLTPNNVKRVADQLAKLRGAAMKVGQLMSMDAGEMLPKEVSELLARLRADADPMPIGQLSQVLLNEWGENWQQQFKQFSLQPIAAASIGQVHSAYLSEQQRVAIKIQYPGVKGSIDSDVDNVVSLLNISGILPKQFDYQQILQDAKLQLHQEADYLQEAEYLSQYQAKLAKHSEFELPELFGHLSTSNILTMSHHEGEAIDQLQQQPQALRDQVMHNLFKLLMMELFEFGLMQTDPNFANYLYSTQSNKIVLLDFGATRQIPPHISQGYRKLLSSALAQPFTLDLSALEQLGFVNSNSTERQIATLNSMLQMVIQPLKYAGDYNFANSPLAKELREAGMALSYEHDYWHTPPIDVLLIHRKIGGMYLLASRLNAKVNLQQLFEPYRLEH; this is encoded by the coding sequence ATGCTGGTAGAAGGCGCCGCCCAATTAGCAGCAGGCAAGCGCCCAAAACTAAATGAAATACTACTTACCCCCAACAATGTAAAACGGGTGGCCGATCAGCTGGCAAAACTTCGTGGTGCAGCCATGAAGGTAGGCCAACTTATGTCGATGGATGCTGGAGAGATGCTTCCTAAAGAAGTGAGTGAGCTGTTAGCGCGTTTGCGCGCAGATGCCGACCCAATGCCAATTGGTCAGCTTAGCCAAGTGTTGCTTAATGAGTGGGGAGAAAACTGGCAGCAACAATTTAAACAGTTTTCTTTACAGCCAATAGCTGCAGCTTCTATTGGACAAGTACACAGCGCTTACTTATCCGAACAACAAAGAGTCGCGATTAAAATTCAATATCCTGGCGTTAAAGGCAGCATCGACAGTGATGTGGACAACGTTGTAAGCCTGCTCAATATCAGCGGTATATTGCCCAAGCAGTTTGATTACCAGCAAATTCTTCAAGATGCCAAACTACAGCTTCACCAAGAAGCAGATTACCTTCAAGAAGCCGAGTATCTGAGCCAATATCAAGCTAAACTCGCTAAGCATTCAGAATTTGAATTACCAGAGCTATTTGGCCACTTAAGTACCAGTAACATTCTCACCATGAGTCATCATGAAGGAGAAGCGATTGACCAACTACAGCAGCAGCCGCAGGCATTACGTGACCAAGTTATGCATAACTTATTCAAATTGTTGATGATGGAGCTGTTTGAGTTTGGCCTAATGCAAACCGATCCCAACTTTGCCAACTACCTGTATTCAACTCAATCAAATAAAATTGTTTTGTTAGACTTTGGCGCAACTCGGCAAATTCCCCCACACATCAGCCAGGGCTATCGCAAACTTTTAAGTAGCGCATTGGCACAGCCATTTACTCTAGATTTAAGCGCCTTAGAGCAACTCGGTTTTGTTAACTCAAACAGTACCGAGCGCCAAATAGCCACCCTAAACAGTATGCTGCAGATGGTGATACAACCGCTTAAGTACGCTGGCGACTACAACTTTGCAAACTCACCGCTGGCTAAAGAACTACGCGAAGCAGGCATGGCACTTAGTTATGAACATGACTACTGGCACACCCCGCCTATCGACGTGCTGTTAATCCACCGAAAAATTGGAGGCATGTATTTACTGGCAAGCCGACTAAACGCCAAAGTAAACTTACAGCAGTTGTTTGAGCCTTATCGGCTAGAGCACTAA
- a CDS encoding PEP-CTERM sorting domain-containing protein: protein MRTLLMFICCLPLVSQAGIISNGSFEKNDVRYGGWSFFASEDVVGWQGHNIEIWDNLFNIQAAHGQQFIELNAHCSGKGKKACQPGKYHIYQDFITEAGAKYRFGLDYRARTNKPEGFTVSIQDSSGSEVFKQVIDDHDASSWRNFSGDFVASDSLSRIRFDSMVNGSLGNLIDNVYVEVIPLSGFSAAAFSVSEPVTIVLFIFALALLIVTRKPKQS from the coding sequence ATGAGAACCCTATTGATGTTTATATGCTGCTTACCCTTGGTAAGCCAAGCTGGAATTATTAGCAATGGCAGTTTTGAAAAAAATGATGTTCGTTATGGCGGCTGGAGTTTTTTTGCCAGCGAGGATGTAGTTGGTTGGCAGGGACACAATATCGAAATTTGGGATAACTTGTTTAATATTCAAGCAGCGCATGGGCAACAGTTTATTGAGCTAAACGCACACTGTTCTGGCAAAGGCAAAAAGGCTTGCCAACCCGGTAAGTATCATATTTACCAAGATTTTATAACTGAAGCTGGAGCGAAATATCGTTTTGGTTTGGACTATCGTGCACGTACTAACAAGCCAGAGGGCTTTACTGTGAGTATTCAAGATAGCAGTGGCAGCGAGGTTTTTAAGCAAGTTATTGATGATCATGACGCCAGCTCTTGGCGAAACTTTTCTGGTGACTTTGTTGCAAGCGATTCCTTATCACGGATCCGTTTCGACTCTATGGTAAATGGTTCGTTGGGTAACCTTATCGACAATGTATATGTAGAAGTTATTCCGCTTAGTGGTTTTAGCGCTGCGGCTTTTTCAGTATCAGAGCCAGTGACAATTGTGCTGTTCATTTTTGCCTTGGCGCTGCTTATTGTCACCAGAAAACCTAAGCAATCTTAA
- a CDS encoding response regulator, whose translation MTVETIHKIILHPFIQESLQSLKLMTGLDGRADESFIDNVEDFRFKGYAVCSDMQGQLDGVVLMHHYQETAVAIGQAVQQSLVGEASSSESLDDDLVAALEEWGNTIVGRATHILQKHNLGFEFASPHVALDLADMSRYLEGVQQIVTVPVHVEGVGRYYFNLLVRELNQQNDYEEAVFNSDACIVAPPTTGETLAKDALIMTVDDSPLIRKAMKRILAGIGYNNVIEADDGDSAVAALTEHKPEFVFMDVVMNRLNGDKALGQMRQLDKQTPIVMLSSVTDSNVVDACQEQGIQGFIFKPLNAATGGELLQAYLKR comes from the coding sequence ATGACAGTAGAAACCATTCATAAAATTATTCTTCATCCTTTCATCCAAGAATCTTTACAGAGCCTTAAGCTAATGACCGGCCTTGATGGCCGCGCCGATGAATCATTTATCGATAATGTTGAAGACTTCCGCTTTAAAGGTTATGCAGTTTGTTCTGACATGCAAGGCCAGCTAGATGGCGTGGTGCTCATGCACCACTATCAAGAAACCGCCGTAGCAATTGGCCAAGCAGTGCAACAATCCTTAGTAGGAGAAGCAAGTAGCAGCGAAAGCTTAGATGACGACCTAGTTGCAGCACTTGAAGAATGGGGCAATACCATTGTGGGTCGGGCTACCCATATTCTACAAAAACACAACTTGGGCTTTGAGTTTGCCAGCCCCCATGTTGCTCTTGATTTAGCTGACATGAGCCGTTACTTAGAAGGCGTACAGCAAATTGTTACTGTGCCAGTGCATGTAGAAGGTGTTGGCCGCTATTACTTCAACTTGTTAGTACGCGAACTTAATCAACAAAACGACTACGAAGAAGCGGTTTTCAATTCTGACGCTTGTATTGTTGCTCCACCTACCACCGGTGAAACCTTAGCTAAAGATGCGCTAATTATGACAGTGGATGACAGCCCATTGATCCGCAAAGCCATGAAACGCATTCTTGCTGGCATTGGTTATAACAACGTTATTGAAGCAGATGACGGCGACAGTGCAGTAGCTGCATTAACCGAGCATAAACCCGAATTTGTGTTTATGGATGTGGTAATGAATCGCTTGAATGGCGACAAAGCACTGGGCCAAATGCGCCAGCTGGATAAACAAACACCCATCGTAATGCTCTCTTCGGTCACCGACAGCAATGTGGTTGACGCCTGCCAAGAGCAAGGCATTCAAGGGTTTATTTTCAAACCGTTAAATGCCGCAACCGGTGGTGAGTTACTGCAAGCCTACCTAAAGCGTTAA
- a CDS encoding 5-carboxymethyl-2-hydroxymuconate Delta-isomerase: MPHCVIECPADLARIVNFDVLVEAVHDAADASGLFSPGDVKARLVLANHYRVGGKRAPYVHTEVQILSGRSELQKKALATDIARAVCELLPSVDMISVEVRDIAVQAYANRASLTTLSEAV, translated from the coding sequence ATGCCACACTGCGTAATAGAATGCCCTGCTGATTTAGCCCGCATAGTCAATTTTGATGTTTTGGTGGAAGCGGTACACGATGCGGCCGATGCTAGTGGCCTGTTTTCACCTGGTGATGTAAAAGCGCGCTTAGTGTTAGCCAACCACTATCGAGTAGGTGGTAAGCGAGCCCCTTATGTACATACCGAAGTGCAAATTCTAAGTGGCCGTAGTGAGCTACAAAAGAAAGCCTTAGCCACTGATATTGCTCGCGCTGTATGTGAATTATTGCCCAGTGTTGACATGATTTCAGTGGAAGTACGTGATATCGCCGTTCAAGCCTATGCTAATCGTGCAAGTTTAACGACCTTGAGTGAGGCGGTGTAA
- a CDS encoding formate dehydrogenase accessory sulfurtransferase FdhD yields the protein MLKPKQQHSNLGLAVVQELSATAKASLQTGIQRFSAQTAYSSQVQHDCLAIEEPLQLSLQWFCQRTNQYQLRPLSLTMRTPGNDVALVLGFLQSQNIIESLNDIDDIRFAQGATAEQVEDYNHLEIQLNRQRQFDWAALERNFASYSSCGLCGASSVKALALNQQPELNMQEEWLAASLIYQLPSLLQEHQPLFKQSGAVHGVGVWADGKFLSVAEDIGRHNALDKALGQLLLESQQAVRSVLVLSGRVSFELMQKALIANIPVVVAVGAPSSLALSVAKQFNITLIGFTKDSQFNVYHAPWRISKEGGSQYES from the coding sequence ATGCTAAAGCCTAAGCAGCAACATTCGAATCTTGGATTAGCAGTAGTGCAAGAACTTAGCGCTACTGCAAAGGCTAGCTTGCAGACAGGTATTCAGCGCTTTTCTGCTCAAACTGCGTATTCCTCGCAAGTTCAGCATGATTGTTTAGCGATAGAAGAGCCTTTGCAGCTTTCTTTGCAATGGTTTTGCCAACGCACCAATCAATATCAGCTGCGGCCACTTAGTCTTACCATGCGCACACCTGGTAACGACGTGGCCTTGGTTCTAGGCTTTTTGCAAAGCCAAAATATTATAGAGTCACTAAACGACATCGACGATATTCGCTTTGCTCAAGGGGCTACGGCTGAGCAAGTTGAAGATTACAATCACCTAGAGATACAACTCAATCGGCAACGACAATTTGACTGGGCGGCACTAGAGCGTAATTTTGCCAGCTATTCGAGTTGTGGTTTGTGTGGCGCGAGCTCTGTTAAGGCCTTGGCTTTAAACCAGCAGCCTGAATTAAACATGCAAGAAGAGTGGCTAGCCGCATCGCTTATTTATCAGTTGCCTAGCTTGCTGCAAGAACATCAACCCTTGTTTAAGCAAAGTGGTGCGGTGCATGGTGTCGGTGTTTGGGCTGATGGCAAGTTCCTTAGTGTTGCCGAAGATATCGGTAGGCACAATGCTTTAGATAAAGCGTTAGGCCAATTGCTGTTGGAGTCTCAACAGGCGGTACGCAGCGTTTTGGTATTAAGTGGTCGAGTGAGTTTTGAGTTAATGCAAAAAGCGCTGATTGCCAATATACCGGTAGTGGTCGCGGTTGGAGCTCCTTCTAGCTTGGCATTATCGGTAGCAAAACAATTTAATATCACCTTAATTGGCTTTACTAAAGACAGCCAATTTAATGTTTATCACGCCCCATGGCGAATAAGTAAAGAGGGTGGGTCCCAGTATGAGTCATAA
- a CDS encoding FdhF/YdeP family oxidoreductase translates to MSHKPYQGAAGGWAALASTAKHLVKSENVAKNLKNLLNTNQDHGFDCPGCAWGEKEHKATFRFCENGAKAVNWEASSKRVDASFFAQHSVQWLAKQSDYFLEYQGRLAEPVVFAPGSDHYQAISWDDAFKLIAEHLHQLVSPDQAEFYTSGRASNEAAFLYQLFVRRYGTNNFPDCSNMCHEASGHALTASIGIGKGTVTIEDFELADAIFLFGQNPGTNHPRMLETLAHATQRGAKVVAFNNLKERGLERFANPQKPVEMLGGAASPTTSHYFTPKLGGDMAAVRGIVKILLERHQQALRHGDSVFNQAFIEQHSQGLEAYLIEVEQSSWQHIEKQSGLSQAQLESVADIYQQSERVIIAWAMGITQHKHSVATINEITNLQLLFGQIGKEGAGVCPVRGHSNVQGDRTMGINEKPNAAFLKSIEDVFGFAPPSKPGHNVVQAIEAMLKGQSKVFIGLGGNLVAAAPDTGLSEQALANCELTVSIATKLNRTHVTPGKYSLILPCLGRTDVDMQAAGPQKVTVEDSFSMVHASAGLVDESADDMRSEPAIIAGIANAVLGASPIDWLACVQDYDKIRDYIEQTIPGFEHFNQRIQQPGGFYLGNSARRREWNTATAKAQFISHPLPDDVLPAEVRALSEDQVLVLQTLRSHDQYNTTIYGFEDRYRGIYNERKVLLINPKDIQALGFTEGALVDIETLWPDTVERKVSGFKLIAYDIPQGNAAAYFPEANPLVPLASKGDFSDTPTSKSVAIVLSASNQSSIDTRSA, encoded by the coding sequence ATGAGTCATAAACCTTATCAGGGTGCTGCCGGAGGTTGGGCTGCCTTAGCTAGCACTGCGAAGCATCTCGTAAAAAGCGAAAACGTCGCTAAAAATCTCAAGAATTTGCTCAATACCAATCAAGACCATGGCTTTGACTGCCCCGGTTGTGCGTGGGGTGAAAAGGAACACAAAGCCACTTTTCGCTTTTGTGAAAATGGCGCAAAAGCAGTTAATTGGGAAGCGTCTTCCAAGCGGGTTGATGCTAGCTTTTTCGCCCAGCACTCGGTGCAGTGGTTAGCCAAGCAGAGTGATTATTTTTTGGAGTACCAAGGGCGCCTAGCCGAGCCAGTGGTTTTTGCGCCGGGCAGTGACCATTATCAAGCCATCTCTTGGGATGATGCCTTTAAGTTGATAGCCGAGCACTTACATCAGTTAGTTAGCCCCGACCAAGCCGAATTCTATACCTCTGGGCGAGCTAGCAACGAAGCGGCATTTTTGTATCAGTTGTTTGTACGCCGTTATGGCACCAACAATTTTCCTGATTGTTCCAATATGTGCCACGAAGCCAGTGGTCATGCGCTTACTGCCAGTATTGGCATAGGCAAGGGCACGGTTACCATTGAAGACTTTGAGCTGGCCGATGCGATCTTTTTGTTTGGGCAAAACCCCGGCACTAACCATCCTAGAATGCTCGAAACCTTAGCTCACGCCACGCAACGTGGTGCAAAAGTGGTGGCCTTTAATAATCTTAAAGAGCGCGGTTTAGAGCGCTTTGCTAATCCTCAAAAGCCGGTAGAAATGCTGGGTGGAGCTGCCAGCCCAACAACGAGTCACTATTTTACGCCAAAACTTGGCGGCGATATGGCGGCCGTTCGTGGCATAGTAAAAATACTGTTAGAGCGTCATCAACAAGCTTTACGCCATGGTGATAGCGTATTTAACCAAGCGTTTATTGAACAGCATTCGCAAGGATTAGAAGCATACTTAATTGAGGTGGAACAAAGCTCTTGGCAGCATATTGAAAAGCAATCAGGGCTTAGCCAAGCACAGCTAGAAAGTGTTGCTGATATTTATCAGCAGTCGGAGCGAGTCATTATCGCTTGGGCCATGGGAATTACCCAGCATAAACACTCGGTGGCAACGATAAACGAAATCACTAACTTGCAGTTATTGTTTGGCCAAATAGGTAAAGAGGGGGCTGGTGTCTGCCCGGTGCGTGGTCATTCAAATGTGCAAGGTGACCGGACCATGGGCATTAACGAAAAACCTAACGCAGCATTTTTGAAAAGCATTGAGGATGTGTTTGGCTTTGCCCCACCAAGCAAACCCGGTCACAACGTTGTGCAGGCCATCGAAGCGATGTTAAAGGGCCAGAGCAAAGTATTTATTGGCTTAGGCGGTAATTTGGTGGCTGCAGCGCCAGATACCGGCCTAAGCGAGCAAGCGTTAGCAAACTGTGAACTTACTGTAAGCATTGCCACCAAGCTTAATCGTACCCACGTAACACCGGGGAAATACTCACTTATTTTACCTTGCCTTGGCCGCACCGATGTCGACATGCAGGCTGCGGGGCCACAAAAAGTAACTGTTGAAGACTCATTCTCTATGGTGCATGCCTCTGCCGGCTTGGTAGATGAAAGTGCCGATGATATGCGCTCTGAGCCGGCGATTATTGCCGGCATTGCTAACGCGGTATTAGGGGCATCGCCTATCGACTGGCTAGCTTGCGTGCAAGACTATGACAAGATTCGTGACTATATCGAGCAGACCATTCCAGGTTTTGAGCACTTTAATCAACGAATACAGCAGCCAGGTGGTTTCTACCTAGGTAACAGTGCGCGGCGTAGAGAGTGGAATACCGCGACTGCCAAAGCCCAGTTTATTAGTCATCCTCTGCCAGATGATGTTTTACCCGCCGAAGTGCGTGCATTAAGTGAAGACCAAGTATTGGTGTTGCAAACTTTGCGGTCGCATGACCAATACAACACCACCATTTATGGTTTTGAAGATCGTTATCGTGGCATTTATAACGAACGTAAAGTACTACTGATTAACCCTAAAGACATTCAAGCTTTAGGTTTTACAGAAGGCGCATTGGTGGATATAGAAACGCTCTGGCCTGATACAGTAGAGCGTAAGGTGAGTGGCTTTAAGTTGATTGCCTATGATATTCCTCAGGGCAATGCCGCGGCTTATTTTCCCGAGGCAAACCCTTTGGTGCCGTTAGCTAGCAAAGGGGATTTTAGTGATACGCCAACCTCTAAATCGGTCGCCATTGTGCTAAGTGCATCTAATCAATCTTCAATTGATACTAGGTCTGCTTAA